A region of Sesamum indicum cultivar Zhongzhi No. 13 linkage group LG7, S_indicum_v1.0, whole genome shotgun sequence DNA encodes the following proteins:
- the LOC105167085 gene encoding immediate early response 3-interacting protein 1-like has product MGLWTLLEGCLLLANSLAILNEDRFLAPRGWSFQEFSGVKRNSFKGQILGLIYATQYLRVPLILLNLLCIVVKLVSG; this is encoded by the coding sequence ATGGGGTTGTGGACACTGCTAGAGGGCTGCCTGCTTCTTGCAAATTCACTGGCCATACTGAATGAAGACCGGTTCCTTGCTCCCAGAGGATGGAGCTTCCAAGAGTTTTCTGGAGTTAAAAGAAACTCGTTCAAGGGGCAGATTCTTGGTCTCATATATGCAACCCAGTACTTAAGAGTTCCTCTTATACTTCTCAATTTGCTCTGCATTGTTGTGAAACTGGTATCTGGATGA